Proteins encoded within one genomic window of Bemisia tabaci chromosome 2, PGI_BMITA_v3:
- the LOC109040133 gene encoding cuticle protein 8 produces MYKFIALFALVAAVSAQYGHQESSYGHHEPSYPSEPIKYQYKYEVNDPHTHDIKSQEESGDGHYVKGYYKLVEPYGGERIVHYSDDGHGFVAHVQTAHISHPQEYKKPSYGHSAPSYH; encoded by the exons ATGTACAAG ttcatCGCCCTCTTCGCCCTCGTGGCCGCCGTGAGCGCCCAATACGGACACCAGGAATCTTCCTACGGCCACCACGAGCCATCCTACCCCTCTGAGCCAATCAAGTACCAGTACAAATACGAGGTCAACGACCCCCACACCCACGACATCAAGAGCCAGGAAGAGAGTGGTGACGGACACTACGTCAAGGGCTACTACAAGCTCGTCGAACCCTACGGTGGAGAGCGCATCGTCCACTACTCCGACGATGGACACGGATTCGTCGCTCATGTCCAGACCGCCCACATCTCCCATCCCCAGGAATACAAGAAACCCAGCTACGGCCACTCTGCCCCATCTTACCACTGA